One region of Prinia subflava isolate CZ2003 ecotype Zambia chromosome 6, Cam_Psub_1.2, whole genome shotgun sequence genomic DNA includes:
- the EN1 gene encoding homeobox protein engrailed-1 has product MEEPPEGHGHRDAAPGPASSGSGSDGESVPVSPSPAPASPAAPCPLPLPRRRHPPPPPPPPPPPPHRTTNFFIDNILRPDFGCKKEPPAPAGGGGGGSRERDGDRGQSSGRENVNPLLARPPNPPALLCPDSNCRPDGSAPPPPPVAAAKGSPAAAAAAAAASGAAKPPADGGETHPAKYGEHGSPAILLMGSNNGGPVIKPDSQQPLVWPAWVYCTRYSDRPSSGPRTRKLKKKKTEKEDKRPRTAFTAEQLQRLKAEFQANRYITEQRRQSLAQELSLNESQIKIWFQNKRAKIKKATGIKNGLALHLMAQGLYNHSTTTVQDKEESE; this is encoded by the exons ATGGAAGAGCCGCCGGAGGGGCACGGCCACCGAGACGCGGCGCCCGGCCCAGCgagcagcggcagcggcagcgaTGGCGAGAGCGTGCCCgtgtcccccagccccgcgcccgccTCCCCCGCCGCGCCctgccccctgcccctgccccgccgccgccacccgccgcccccgccgccgcccccgccgccgccgccccacCGCACCACCAACTTTTTCATCGACAACATCCTGAGGCCGGACTTCGGCTGCAAGAAGGAGCCGCCCGCGCCGGCCGGCggcggaggaggaggcagcCGGGAGCGGGACGGAGACCGGGGGCAGAGCTCAGGTAGAGAAAACGTCAACCCGCTGCTGGCCCGGCCGCCCAACCCGCCCGCCCTCCTCTGCCCGGACTCGAACTGCCGTCCCGACGgctccgcgccgccgccgccgcccgtcGCCGCCGCCAAAGGCAGTCCCgccgcggcggcagcggcggcggcggcgtcGGGGGCGGCCAAGCCCCCGGCCGACGGGGGCGAGACTCACCCGGCGAAGTACGGGGAGCACGGCAGCCCCGCCATCCTCCTCATGGGCTCTAATAATGGAGGACCTGTTATAAAGCCCGACTCGCAACAGCCGCTGGTGTGGCCTGCCTGGGTCTACTGCACTAGGTATTCAGACAGACCGTCCTCGG GCCCCCGCACCAGGaagctgaagaagaagaagacgGAGAAGGAGGACAAGCGGCCGCGGACGGCGTTCACGGCCGAGCAGCTGCAGCGGCTGAAGGCGGAGTTCCAGGCGAACCGGTACATCACGGAGCAGCGGCGGCAGAGCCTGGCCCAGGAGCTCAGCCTCAACGAGTCCCAGATCAAGATCTGGTTCCAGAACAAACGGGCCAAAATCAAGAAGGCGACGGGCATCAAGAACGGGCTGGCGCTGCACCTCATGGCCCAGGGACTCTACAACCACTCCACCACCACGGTGCAGGACAAAGAGGAGAGCGAGTGA